TGGGCCTGGGACCGCATCCACCCCCGCCTGACCACGCGCTCGGCCTGGATCGACCACACCGGCGAACTCCCCATCATCGAGGGCACGCTGATCCGCCTCCAGGTCGACCGCCTGCCCAGCGGAGGCGACCCGCTCCCGCTCTGGCTCTGCGTCCGCCGCCGGCCTGAACAGCGAGGACGTCGACGTGCGCTGGCAGGCGTTCCTGAGGAGGTTCGACATCGAGCACCTCTTCAGGCTGATGAAAACAGACCCTCGGGTGGACCCGTCCGAAGCTGCGCACCCCCGCGGCCGGCGAGCGCTGGACCTGGCTGATCATCGCCGCGCACACTCAGATCCGCCTTCTGCGCGGGGCCGCCGCCGACTTGCGGCGACCGTGGGAGAAGCATGCCGAGCCCGGCCGGCTCACCCCGGCCCGAGTCCGCCGGGGGTTTCGGAACCTCCGCCCGCACCTGCACTGTCCGGCCCGTGCGCCGAAACCCTCAACACCCGGACCTGGACGGCCGCTTTGTTCGAAGAACCGACGGCCCGCCACCCGCTACGACGTGGGCAAGACCGTGAAACGCCCCGAGAGCATCACCGAACGAAACCGGCTCAGACCATAAAGAACAAGCTCAGAGAAAGGCCGGCTGATCCAAGCGTGCCTCGGCGCGAGCTGCAGACCGCGGTGGCGACGGCCAGCTGATCCGACAGTCCTGGGTACACCCACCATTCGGGTTGGCCGCATTGGACGAGCTTGCGGACGCCGGCGCGGTCGGAGCCGAGGACGCGTGCGGTCTGGTGGGCGGTGAGGTGACCGGGTCGGATCATCTGCGACTCCGTAACCCCGTGCTGCGGCAGCGCGCTGGTTGGAGTATCACCGGTCGCGGCCCTCAGCCCACATACCTAGCGTCGTGAGCAAAGACCGACCAGCAAGAAAGGAGGGCTGGGGATGCCCATCCTTGCGTATCATCACAGCCCTGACTGGACCCAGGAGCTCTACCAGGCGACCATCGACCAGGTCATTCCTGACACTAACAACCTGCCGAGTGGGATGATCGCCCACTACGCAGCACCGCTGGAGGGAGGCGGTTGGCAGGTTGTCGATGTCTGGGAGTCTGCGGAACATCACGACCGCTTTCTTCGCGAACGGGTGATCCCGGCCGCCCAGGAACTCAACGCGCCCCCCTTCAAGACTGAAATGACCGAGCTCTACAACTCGCTGGTCGCTTAGAGGTCCTAACAAAGGCGTTGGACGTGTCGGTGGGTGATGAGGCAGGTGGCGAGGCCAAGGAAGGCTTCGTGGATGTCGTCGCGTCTTTCCCAGCGGATGCGCAGGCGGCGGAAGCCGTGGAGCCAGGAGATGGTGCGTTCGACGACCCAGCGGAAGATGCCCAGGCCGGAGCCGTGCGGCTGTCCGCGTTCGGCGACCACGGGCCGGATACCGCGTTTCCGCAGCAGCCGCCGGTACTTGTCGTGGTCATAGCCGCGGTCGGCGAAGAGCATGTCCGGCCGTCTGCGTGGCCGTCCGACGACGCCGGCCACGGGTGGGACCTTGTCCAGCAGGGGCAGGAGTTGGGTGACGTCGTTACGGTTCCCGCCGGTCAGCGACACAGCGAGCGGGACGCCCTGGCCATCGACAAGGACGTGGTGTTTGCTGCCCGGCCGTGCGCGGTCGACCGGGCTGGGACCGCTTTTGGGCCTCTGCGGGCCGCCCGCACGTGGGAGGAGTCGATCACCGCCCGCGACCAGTCCAGCTGCTTCGCCGACCGCAGCCTCTACAGCAGCACCAAGTGCAGCTGGTCCCACACGCCGGCCTCGTTCCAGGCGGCCAGGCGTCGCCAGCACGTCATACCCGAACCAAAGCCCAGCTCCTGCGGCAGGTACTCCCACTGGATGCCGGTGTGCAGCACGAACAGGATCCCGCACAGGGCCTGCCGGTCAGGCACTCGCGGCCGGCCCGCCACCAGCTTCGGCCCCGGCTCGGGCAGTAACGGCTCGATGAGCGACCACAGTTCGTCCGACACGATCCACGGCCGCGACTGACGTTTCCCCACGACCCGACCAACGAGCAGACAAGCCCGATGGTCACTTGATCAACAACTTCTGTTAGGACCTCTTAGTAGTGCTTCGTTAGGTTCTGGGCTGTCTGCGGCGGCTGCGCGGGGTGGGTAGGGGGCGTCCGCAGGTGGTGCATTCACCGGCCCAGCACCTCAGCAGGTCCTGGAGGAGGTCGAGGACCTGGTAGAGGGTCAGGCCGGTGTGCGGACTTTTGGGTCGAGCCGCCGGAGGGTGAGGAATGCCTGGGCGGCGGTGACGAGGGTGACGTGGTGGTGCCAGCCGCGCCAGGTGCGGCCCTCGAAGTGGTCCAGTCCCAGGCCGTGCTTGAGTTCGCGGTAGTCGTGCTCGATCCGCCAGCGCATCTTCGCCCACCGCACCATGTCGGCGACCGGGGTGGTGGCGGGCAGGTTCGATATCCAGTAGCCGGTCGGAGTGCCCTGGCCGTCCGGCCATTCGACCAGGAGCGTCTGGGTGGGCAGGACGCCGTCCCACCGGTTGCGGCCGCCGCCCGCCTCCTGAGCTGCGGCCAGGGCCTGCTTGCCCGCAGGCCGCACGGACAGGACCGCGAACCGTGAGGTCATCGCGCCCTTTCTGCCCTGGCGCCATGTCACCTCGGTGAACCGGCCGGCACCGGCCTCGGCTGCGAGGACCGAGACGGCCCGCGGTGCAGTGCGATACCGGGGCAGCGTCGGCGGCCCGAGCCCGCCGTAAGCGGGCTGGTGCGGCTCGGCATTCTCCGGGTGGGCGACTTCCTTCCCGGTCAGCGCCAGCACATAGGACAGCCCGCGCTGTTGAAGACCGAGCCGGAACGGGGTGCTGACGCCGTAGCCGGCATCGGCGACCACGACCGGCGCCTTCAGCTGCCACTCGCCGAGCGTGTCGAGCAGGCCGAGCGCCAGGCGCCACTTCTCCTGGTGCACCACCTCGTCGGGCACTCCTGCCCTGCGGCACCGCTCCGGCGTATCCGTCCACTCGCGCGGCAGATACAACTGCCAGTCCAGCGGGCAGGACGCGGTGTCGGTGGCGGCATGGACACTGACCGCGACCTGGCAGTTCGCTCGTTTCCCGACCGCCCCGCAGTACTGCCGGGCCACCCCCACCGACGCGGTGCCGCACTTGGGAAACGACACGTCGTCCACCACCCACACCTCGGGCGTGATCACCTCGGACAGCCGCTCGGCGATCCGCCGCCGCACCGGCAGCGGATCCCACGGCGACTGGTTCACGAACTGCTGCAGGGCCTGCATGTTCCCGTCCGGCAGCCGCTCGGCCATCGGCTGGATCGATTTCCGCCGGCCGTCCAGCATCAGACCACGCAGATAACACGCACCCCATCGCCGCTGATCCCGCCGCGGCAGCGAGGCGAACGCATCGGCAACGAACTCCGCTAACTCACCCCGGAGCCGTTCCACCTCCCCCAACCTCATACCAGAACGATGCCCACCACCAGGGAAGATCACACAACGTAACGAAGCACTATTAGGCAGTTTCGTTTGGATCAGCCGGTCGTTGGTCCGGGTGTGCCGTTGACCGACGCGCATGGGCGCGGATCGAGCCGTTACTCCCGGACCGGACTCCGAAGCGGGGTGGCCGGTGGCGGGATCATCGTGAGGTGATCGACGCAATCGCCTTCAAGTTCCAGACCGGAACGCAGTGGGTCCACCTGCCGGAGAAATACGGGAACTGGCGAGGCGTCTACAACCGGCTGCGCATGTGGGCGGTCGACGGCACGTGGGAGCGGGTGTTCACCGCGCTGATGGCCCAGGCCGGCGCCGACAAGGAGCTTGACTGGGTCGTCTCGGTTGACTCCACAATCGTGCGCGCTCATCAGCACGCCGCTGGGGCCCGCAAAAGGGGGCCTCAGCGGCCGAGCCGCACGACCACGCCATCGGCCGGTGGCGCGGGGGGACTTACAACGAAGATCCATCTTGCTGCCGACGGCCGCTGTCGTCCCCTCGCGTTCGTCCTGACCGGTGGCCAAGCGGGCGACGCACCCACCTTCATGGACGTCATGGCCGGCCTCCTTGTACCGCGTCGCCGCGGACGGCCCCGAACCAGGCCGGACGTAGTCATGGCCGATAAGGCGTATTCCTCCCGCGCGATCCGGGATCACCTGAGCAATCGCGGCATCCGTGCGGTGATCCCCGTGCCAGCAGATCAACGTGGCCATCGGCTGCGGCGGGGCAGCCGGGGCGGGAGACCGCCGGCGTTCGACCGCGAGACCTACAAGCAGCGCAACACCGTCTAACGGTGCATCAACCGCCTGAAGCAGTGGCGCGGCATCGCCACGCCCTACGAGAAGACCGCGACCATCCACCTGGCCGGACTCCATATTGCCGGGATCTTCCTCCGGTCTGCCTGCTGACTCAGGGAAGCTGTGTGGTGTCAGCTGATGTGGATCGGTGCACCCATTGTCAGATGCTGCTGGCAGCATCACCGCTATGACCGCCATCCGTACC
This region of Streptomyces caelestis genomic DNA includes:
- a CDS encoding IS701 family transposase, giving the protein MRLGEVERLRGELAEFVADAFASLPRRDQRRWGACYLRGLMLDGRRKSIQPMAERLPDGNMQALQQFVNQSPWDPLPVRRRIAERLSEVITPEVWVVDDVSFPKCGTASVGVARQYCGAVGKRANCQVAVSVHAATDTASCPLDWQLYLPREWTDTPERCRRAGVPDEVVHQEKWRLALGLLDTLGEWQLKAPVVVADAGYGVSTPFRLGLQQRGLSYVLALTGKEVAHPENAEPHQPAYGGLGPPTLPRYRTAPRAVSVLAAEAGAGRFTEVTWRQGRKGAMTSRFAVLSVRPAGKQALAAAQEAGGGRNRWDGVLPTQTLLVEWPDGQGTPTGYWISNLPATTPVADMVRWAKMRWRIEHDYRELKHGLGLDHFEGRTWRGWHHHVTLVTAAQAFLTLRRLDPKVRTPA